One Campylobacter concisus DNA segment encodes these proteins:
- the dnaE gene encoding DNA polymerase III subunit alpha yields MSENSGFTHLHLHTEYSLLDGANKIEELAHMLHDRDDTAAAITDHGNMFGAIDFYKKMKKNGIKPLIGIEAYVHNGEQLDDKSTKQRFHLILIAKNETGYKNLMYLSSMSYIEGFYYYPRINKKILKEHSEGLVCSSACLQGEVSWHLNLSDRNVKFGAKGYERAKEVALEYKEIFGDDFYLEIMRHGIGDQRRIDDDILRIAKETGIKVIATNDTHYTFKERAAAHEVFMCIAMNKTLDDPNRLRHSVHEFFVKSKEQMNELFLDIPEAIENTQEIVDKCNLEIKLGNPTPPNFKFTLECAKERNLTLPEPENRYSFKNDAVFFEHECRKGLEERLKFVPENLHEEYRKRLEIEIGIINKMNFPGYMMIVWDFINEAKRRGVPVGPGRGSAAGSLVAYSLKITDLDPIPYNLLFERFLNPERVSMPDIDVDFCQSRRGEIIDYVTQKYGKFNVAGVITFGKLLAKGVIRDVARVCDMPYAEADAMAKLIPDELNITLKDAYDKEPKIAELISQNPKAAKIWKFALDLEGLNRNAGQHAAGVVISNEELWNKTPLFRQPNSPEDRFVTQYSLKYLEDVDLIKFDFLGLKTLTVIDNAIKLVKQRTGKDIIWEQVDKNDSGVYKMIQSGQAIGIFQIEGEGMRKLGTSLRPDCFEDIVAMLALYRPGPMESGMLDDFVKRKHGEAAITYAFKELEPILAPTYGVIVYQEQVMQIVQAIGGFSLGGADLVRRAMGKKIKEEMDRLKGEFVKGAEAKGLNGQKADDLFELIVKFAGYGFNKSHSAAYAYVTFQTAYLKAYYPAEFMAALLTSEESNVDKIVRYIDEIKRINIDTLPPSINKSTKEFSVVKNGDHDGIIFGLGAIKGVGGAAIENIIAERDAKGEFKSMDDFVSRIDPFKVNKKVFESLIKAGCFDEFGFSRKMLLQNVENIVEACKNAAQIRKNAAESLFGEDDSMNDVKINFVTIDDEFDIKQILKFEQESVGIYLSGHPLDDYKDEINKIKYTLSSEFETLPQSAEILVVGKIEDFATRITKSGKKMGTINVLDFHGNIEIAVFERELGNIEDIVKDEAKRDLPYAFRINITRDDQFVRTNLNEVYSLEDAQNLDFKTRKLKQNSKFSKNEEASAPQKVREYAELEVLLSLSELSRQKLEQIYSLVFSKNAPNNQKRLILKIKNEATGEIFIYKTEFIVTDEVATEIEKVAASA; encoded by the coding sequence ATGAGTGAAAATTCTGGCTTTACACACCTACATTTACACACCGAATACTCCCTACTAGACGGAGCAAACAAGATAGAAGAGCTAGCTCATATGCTCCATGACAGAGACGACACAGCAGCAGCGATCACGGATCACGGCAACATGTTTGGTGCGATTGATTTCTACAAAAAGATGAAAAAAAATGGGATAAAACCGCTAATTGGCATCGAGGCTTACGTGCATAACGGCGAGCAGCTTGACGACAAGAGCACTAAACAGCGCTTTCACCTCATCTTAATCGCCAAAAATGAGACTGGATATAAAAATCTGATGTATCTAAGCTCTATGAGCTACATAGAGGGCTTTTACTACTATCCTCGTATCAATAAAAAAATCTTAAAAGAGCACAGCGAGGGGCTAGTTTGCAGCTCTGCTTGTTTGCAGGGCGAGGTGAGCTGGCATCTAAATTTAAGCGACCGCAACGTTAAATTTGGCGCTAAAGGCTATGAGAGGGCAAAAGAGGTCGCGCTTGAGTATAAAGAAATTTTTGGCGATGACTTTTACCTTGAGATCATGCGCCACGGCATCGGCGATCAAAGGCGCATAGACGATGACATCTTGCGTATTGCAAAAGAGACTGGCATCAAGGTCATCGCCACAAACGACACCCACTACACTTTTAAAGAAAGAGCCGCTGCGCACGAGGTTTTCATGTGCATTGCGATGAACAAAACATTAGACGATCCAAACCGACTTCGTCACAGCGTCCATGAGTTTTTTGTTAAAAGCAAAGAGCAGATGAACGAGCTATTTTTAGACATACCTGAAGCGATAGAAAATACCCAAGAGATCGTGGATAAGTGCAATCTCGAGATCAAGCTTGGCAACCCAACTCCGCCAAATTTTAAATTTACTCTTGAGTGTGCTAAGGAGAGAAATTTGACCCTCCCAGAGCCAGAAAACAGATATAGCTTCAAAAATGACGCTGTATTTTTCGAGCACGAGTGCAGAAAAGGTCTTGAAGAGAGGCTGAAATTTGTCCCAGAAAATTTACACGAGGAGTATAGAAAACGCCTTGAGATAGAGATCGGCATCATTAATAAGATGAATTTCCCAGGATATATGATGATCGTTTGGGACTTCATCAACGAAGCCAAGCGCAGAGGTGTGCCAGTTGGCCCAGGACGTGGCTCTGCGGCTGGTAGCTTGGTCGCTTACTCGCTAAAGATCACCGACCTTGATCCTATCCCATACAACCTGCTTTTTGAGAGATTTCTAAACCCAGAGCGCGTTAGTATGCCGGATATCGACGTGGATTTTTGCCAAAGCAGACGTGGCGAGATCATCGACTACGTCACGCAAAAATACGGCAAATTTAACGTTGCTGGCGTTATTACATTTGGTAAATTGCTCGCAAAAGGTGTCATCAGAGACGTCGCTAGAGTTTGCGACATGCCTTATGCTGAGGCTGATGCGATGGCAAAACTTATCCCTGATGAGCTTAACATCACGCTAAAAGATGCCTACGATAAAGAGCCAAAGATAGCTGAGCTAATAAGCCAAAATCCAAAGGCGGCTAAAATTTGGAAATTTGCCCTTGATCTTGAGGGGCTAAATAGAAACGCCGGCCAGCACGCAGCGGGTGTCGTCATCTCAAACGAAGAGCTTTGGAACAAAACCCCGCTATTTCGCCAACCAAATAGCCCAGAAGATCGCTTTGTCACTCAGTATAGCCTCAAATACCTTGAAGACGTTGATTTAATAAAATTTGACTTTCTTGGCCTTAAGACGCTAACGGTTATCGACAATGCGATAAAGCTCGTTAAACAGCGCACCGGCAAGGACATCATCTGGGAGCAGGTCGATAAAAACGACTCTGGCGTTTATAAAATGATACAAAGTGGCCAAGCCATCGGCATCTTTCAGATAGAGGGCGAGGGCATGAGAAAGCTAGGAACTAGCCTGCGCCCAGACTGCTTTGAGGATATCGTCGCGATGCTAGCACTCTACCGCCCAGGACCGATGGAGAGTGGCATGCTTGATGACTTCGTCAAAAGAAAACATGGCGAGGCGGCGATCACATACGCATTTAAGGAGCTTGAGCCGATCCTTGCGCCAACATACGGCGTCATAGTCTATCAAGAACAGGTCATGCAGATCGTGCAAGCCATAGGCGGCTTTAGCTTAGGCGGTGCGGACCTTGTGCGCCGTGCGATGGGTAAAAAGATCAAAGAGGAGATGGACAGGCTAAAGGGCGAGTTTGTAAAAGGTGCTGAGGCAAAGGGGCTAAACGGACAAAAGGCGGATGATCTTTTCGAGCTGATCGTTAAATTTGCAGGATATGGCTTTAACAAGTCTCACTCTGCAGCCTACGCTTATGTCACATTTCAGACGGCTTATCTGAAGGCTTACTATCCAGCTGAATTTATGGCGGCACTTTTAACAAGCGAGGAGAGTAACGTCGATAAGATCGTTCGCTACATCGATGAGATAAAACGCATAAACATCGATACCTTGCCACCATCTATCAACAAATCAACCAAAGAATTTAGCGTCGTTAAAAATGGAGATCACGACGGCATTATCTTTGGGCTTGGAGCGATTAAAGGCGTTGGTGGAGCGGCAATTGAGAACATCATCGCTGAGCGTGACGCAAAGGGCGAATTTAAGAGCATGGACGACTTTGTATCGAGGATCGATCCATTTAAGGTCAATAAAAAGGTCTTTGAAAGCCTCATAAAAGCTGGCTGCTTCGATGAATTTGGCTTTAGCCGTAAGATGCTTTTGCAAAATGTGGAAAATATCGTAGAAGCTTGCAAAAATGCAGCCCAGATACGTAAAAATGCAGCCGAGAGCCTTTTTGGCGAAGATGATAGCATGAATGATGTGAAGATAAATTTTGTCACTATAGATGATGAATTTGACATCAAACAGATCTTGAAATTTGAGCAAGAGAGCGTTGGTATCTACCTCTCAGGTCACCCGCTTGATGACTATAAAGATGAGATAAATAAGATCAAATACACGCTAAGCTCGGAGTTTGAAACCTTGCCACAAAGCGCTGAAATTTTAGTGGTTGGCAAGATCGAGGACTTTGCTACGAGGATCACAAAAAGTGGCAAAAAAATGGGCACTATAAATGTGCTTGACTTTCACGGCAACATCGAGATCGCCGTCTTTGAAAGAGAGCTTGGCAACATCGAAGATATCGTAAAAGACGAGGCAAAACGTGATTTGCCTTACGCATTTAGGATAAATATCACTAGAGATGACCAGTTTGTTAGGACAAATTTAAATGAGGTTTATAGCCTAGAAGACGCGCAAAATTTAGACTTTAAGACAAGAAAGCTAAAGCAAAACTCTAAATTTAGCAAAAACGAAGAGGCGAGCGCCCCTCAAAAAGTAAGAGAGTATGCCGAGCTAGAGGTGCTTTTAAGCCTTAGCGAGCTTAGCAGGCAAAAGCTGGAGCAAATTTACTCGCTAGTTTTTAGCAAAAATGCTCCAAATAATCAAAAACGGCTAATTTTGAAGATAAAAAATGAAGCAACTGGCGAAATTTTCATATATAAAACCGAATTTATCGTAACCGATGAGGTCGCAACAGAGATAGAAAAAGTGGCAGCTTCGGCGTAA
- a CDS encoding glutamate--tRNA ligase family protein — MRLDQETNDYLPPSGGIVSRIAPTPSGYLHAGNAYNFILTYLLTRSLGGVLHLRIDDYDLGRYRREFVQNIFDVLEFLGLCYDKGATSVSDFERNFSFKTRAKRYENTLEKLGEIYICECTRATKDAYENGIYTKICKDKKLNFIKDKTAIRLSVDENDELGRIVAAQMGDFVIYKKDFTPAYNFASVIDDEDMGVNLVVRGEDLLPCTLAQRYLAKRLNFSFLNAKFIHHKLLLDGAKKLSKSSKSPPIDLSQNPQIYYKMLANDLGLNLCSADKISNLLYEFRLKNIAELLLNQT, encoded by the coding sequence ATGAGGCTAGACCAAGAGACTAACGACTATTTGCCACCATCTGGTGGCATAGTCTCTCGCATAGCTCCGACGCCAAGCGGCTATCTACACGCTGGCAACGCCTACAACTTCATCTTGACTTATCTTTTGACGCGCTCGCTGGGTGGCGTTTTGCACTTAAGGATCGATGATTATGACCTTGGCAGATACCGGCGCGAATTTGTTCAAAATATCTTTGATGTGTTAGAATTTCTGGGACTTTGTTACGACAAAGGCGCTACAAGCGTTAGTGACTTTGAGCGTAATTTTAGTTTCAAAACAAGAGCCAAAAGATATGAAAACACACTTGAAAAGCTGGGCGAAATTTACATTTGTGAATGCACAAGAGCCACGAAAGATGCCTATGAAAACGGCATTTACACTAAAATTTGCAAAGATAAAAAGCTAAATTTTATAAAAGATAAAACCGCTATTAGACTAAGCGTGGATGAAAACGACGAACTTGGCAGGATCGTGGCAGCGCAGATGGGCGATTTTGTCATTTATAAAAAGGATTTTACCCCAGCTTACAACTTCGCAAGCGTCATAGACGATGAGGACATGGGGGTAAATTTAGTCGTTAGAGGCGAGGACTTGCTGCCTTGCACGCTAGCTCAAAGATACCTTGCAAAAAGGCTAAATTTTAGCTTTTTAAATGCCAAATTTATCCACCACAAGCTACTTTTAGACGGAGCAAAAAAGCTTTCTAAAAGCTCGAAATCACCACCGATAGATCTAAGCCAAAATCCTCAAATTTACTACAAAATGCTAGCAAATGATCTTGGGCTAAATTTATGCTCAGCAGATAAAATTTCAAACCTTCTTTATGAATTTAGGCTTAAAAATATAGCTGAATTATTACTAAATCAAACCTGA
- a CDS encoding RNA recognition motif domain-containing protein: protein MNIYVGNLSYRTTEAELKEAFAQFGEVKRAKIVKDRETDRSKGFGFVEMDDASEGQKAIDALNEKELGGRTLRVNEARPRD from the coding sequence GTGAATATTTATGTAGGAAATTTGTCGTATAGAACGACAGAGGCAGAGTTGAAGGAAGCTTTTGCACAATTTGGTGAAGTAAAGCGCGCAAAGATCGTAAAAGATAGAGAGACAGACCGCTCAAAGGGCTTTGGCTTTGTTGAGATGGACGATGCGAGCGAGGGCCAAAAGGCGATCGACGCACTAAATGAAAAAGAACTCGGCGGACGCACTTTAAGAGTAAATGAGGCTAGACCAAGAGACTAA
- a CDS encoding SelT/SelW/SelH family (seleno)protein: MQVKIIYCNSUNYRPVASRVEDEIKTNFSDARVELVVGDGGNFIVEVDGNVIFSKKDRIGNDESRFPHGEEITTLINKYLKEKSA; the protein is encoded by the coding sequence ATGCAAGTAAAAATTATTTACTGCAACTCTTGAAACTATCGTCCGGTAGCTTCTCGTGTAGAAGATGAAATAAAAACGAACTTTAGTGATGCAAGAGTCGAGTTGGTTGTAGGAGATGGTGGAAATTTCATCGTCGAGGTTGATGGAAACGTTATCTTTTCTAAAAAGGATCGCATCGGAAACGATGAGTCAAGGTTCCCGCACGGCGAAGAGATCACAACTCTTATAAACAAATATCTCAAAGAAAAGTCGGCTTAA
- a CDS encoding DJ-1 family glyoxalase III, translated as MKKVAVILADGFEEIEAITSVDVLRRAGATVSIASLKDAQIRGAHNIVVKADVTLREVEELGYDAIVLPGGLPGAENLANDAKLREILQEFDKKSKLICAICAAPMVLERARVLKEHFVCYPGFEENVRSDKKGYVSDKNVLKDQNIITGKGPAFSMEFALFVVKNLLGEEAYHKVKNDLLYK; from the coding sequence ATGAAAAAAGTAGCCGTAATCCTAGCTGATGGTTTTGAGGAGATCGAGGCGATAACCTCTGTCGATGTTTTACGCAGAGCAGGTGCGACAGTATCTATCGCTAGCTTAAAGGATGCGCAGATCAGAGGTGCTCACAATATAGTCGTAAAAGCTGATGTCACACTTCGTGAGGTGGAGGAGCTAGGCTATGATGCGATCGTGCTTCCAGGAGGTCTGCCTGGCGCAGAAAATCTCGCAAATGATGCCAAACTAAGAGAAATTTTGCAAGAATTTGACAAAAAAAGTAAGCTAATTTGTGCCATTTGTGCCGCTCCTATGGTGCTTGAGCGAGCTCGTGTGCTAAAAGAGCATTTTGTCTGCTATCCTGGCTTTGAAGAAAATGTAAGAAGCGATAAAAAAGGCTACGTAAGCGATAAAAACGTGCTAAAAGATCAAAATATCATCACTGGCAAGGGACCTGCTTTTTCTATGGAATTTGCACTTTTTGTAGTGAAAAATTTGCTTGGCGAAGAGGCTTACCATAAAGTAAAAAATGATTTACTTTATAAATAG
- a CDS encoding DUF6882 domain-containing protein: MFDIFRKKGHFLDDLGVDKSSWSELFSACLGRAMLLQKRALRLLVQDSKWQADFESGKIYFDEKEFDMQFIGSESFSSNTWLWGYENINGFDERLLALANRAREFGEKFGIEAFIAPQFELDEETNGHTISLVACVALGEELSYYKIDYEGGAAYIAFRAEAIFKEPVLANEVISVVNECISAYELDHKLFIKGLLLGSEIKFSENKDEILTKLKDELSFKFDDLNRLVNISGLI; the protein is encoded by the coding sequence ATGTTTGATATTTTTAGAAAAAAGGGTCATTTTTTAGATGATCTTGGTGTGGATAAGTCTAGCTGGAGTGAGCTTTTTAGCGCTTGCCTTGGTAGAGCGATGCTGCTTCAAAAGAGGGCGCTAAGGCTTTTGGTGCAAGATAGCAAGTGGCAGGCTGACTTTGAAAGCGGCAAAATTTACTTTGATGAAAAAGAGTTTGATATGCAGTTTATCGGCTCTGAGAGCTTTTCGTCAAACACTTGGCTTTGGGGATATGAAAATATAAATGGCTTTGACGAGCGCTTGCTTGCTCTTGCAAACAGGGCGCGTGAGTTTGGCGAGAAATTTGGCATTGAGGCATTTATTGCGCCGCAGTTTGAGCTGGATGAAGAGACAAATGGTCATACAATTAGCTTGGTCGCTTGCGTGGCGCTTGGCGAGGAGCTAAGCTACTATAAGATCGATTACGAAGGAGGTGCTGCGTACATTGCATTTAGGGCGGAGGCTATCTTTAAAGAGCCAGTTTTAGCAAATGAAGTAATAAGCGTAGTAAATGAGTGCATAAGTGCCTATGAGCTTGATCACAAGCTTTTTATAAAAGGACTTTTGCTGGGTAGCGAGATAAAATTTAGTGAAAACAAAGATGAGATATTAACTAAGCTTAAAGATGAACTTAGCTTCAAATTTGATGATCTTAATAGACTCGTAAATATTTCAGGTTTGATTTAG